Proteins from a genomic interval of Flammeovirgaceae bacterium SG7u.111:
- a CDS encoding RNA polymerase sigma-70 factor: MKMTEDWKQLVLRIANGDDHLAFKSLFDNYVGSLGEFAGRYVSSPMLVDEIVSDVFAQLWVGRKNLLKIENLPAYLFTSVRNSSLKYLKKESGKDLIRLDISDLPNQFAESGANPLEELTNKELRAKIDSAVNELPAQCKEVFMLAKYSGMKYQGVADVLGISKNTVENQMVKALKHIRHSLEPYLSDEEQKNNHDVKVVLVVVFTMFENYLDFFLQ, encoded by the coding sequence ATGAAAATGACTGAAGATTGGAAGCAACTTGTCTTACGGATTGCAAATGGGGACGATCATCTTGCATTCAAAAGCCTATTTGATAATTATGTTGGTTCTTTGGGCGAGTTTGCAGGAAGATATGTGTCAAGTCCAATGTTGGTCGATGAAATTGTGTCTGATGTTTTTGCCCAACTATGGGTTGGTCGTAAGAACCTGTTGAAAATAGAAAACCTTCCCGCCTATCTTTTTACCTCGGTTCGCAATTCCTCTCTCAAGTACCTCAAAAAAGAATCAGGAAAAGACCTTATTAGGCTAGATATTTCCGATTTGCCCAACCAATTTGCTGAAAGTGGTGCTAACCCGCTCGAAGAGCTTACCAACAAAGAGCTTAGGGCAAAGATAGATTCGGCTGTAAATGAACTTCCTGCGCAGTGCAAGGAAGTATTTATGCTGGCAAAGTACAGTGGAATGAAATACCAAGGTGTAGCCGATGTGCTCGGAATTTCTAAAAACACGGTAGAAAACCAGATGGTGAAAGCCCTAAAGCATATTCGCCATTCGCTCGAACCTTACCTTTCCGATGAAGAACAAAAAAATAATCATGATGTAAAAGTGGTTTTGGTTGTTGTATTCACAATGTTTGAAAATTATCTTGATTTTTTTCTCCAATAG
- the acs gene encoding acetate--CoA ligase gives MKMSRIKTLEDYTVAYRKSVENPESFWEAEAEEFVWKKKWNKVLEWDFKDYQAKWFQGGQLNITENCLDRHLETRGDKTAIIWQPNDPKEPHKTFTYKEVHTEVCKMANVLKENGVKKGDRVCLYMQMVPELAFSVLACARIGAIHSVIFAGFSAHALASRIQDADAKVVITADTAYRGAKQIPLKTVVDEALEECPNLGKCLVLRRTGEEIPMKEERDVWLNEALEKASTECEAEVMDSEDPLFILYTSGSTGKPKGVVHTCGGYMIYTKYSFENVFQYEEDDIYWCTADIGWITGHSYIVYGPLLSGATTLMFEGVPTWPDAGRFWKIVQKFNVNIFYTAPTAIRALQAHGLEYVEAYDLSSLKVLGTVGEPINSEAWHWYHEHVGKRTCPIVDTWWQTETGGIMISPLAGITPTKPTYATLPLPGIQPVLLDAEGKEIEGKGVEGNLCIKHPWPSILRTTWGDHERCKQTYFSTYQGYYFTGDGCRRDEDGYYRILGRVDDVINVSGHRMGTAEVENALNLHPGVIESAVVGYPHNIKGQGIYAYVICDSQALDETSMDDLKKDILAVVVKEIGPIARPDKIQIVRGLPKTRSGKIMRRILRKVAEGDTSNLGDTSTLLDPTVVESIKEGAIKLK, from the coding sequence ATGAAAATGAGCAGAATAAAAACATTAGAAGATTATACGGTAGCCTACAGAAAAAGTGTAGAAAACCCTGAAAGCTTTTGGGAAGCCGAAGCTGAAGAATTTGTTTGGAAAAAGAAATGGAACAAAGTGTTGGAATGGGATTTTAAAGACTACCAAGCTAAGTGGTTTCAAGGTGGGCAGTTAAATATTACCGAGAATTGTCTCGATAGACATTTGGAAACTAGAGGAGATAAAACAGCCATCATTTGGCAACCCAACGATCCAAAAGAGCCCCATAAAACATTTACGTATAAAGAAGTACACACCGAAGTGTGCAAAATGGCGAATGTACTGAAAGAGAATGGAGTAAAAAAAGGCGATAGGGTTTGTTTGTACATGCAAATGGTACCCGAATTGGCTTTTTCCGTACTTGCCTGTGCAAGAATAGGTGCTATACATTCGGTGATTTTTGCTGGTTTTTCAGCCCATGCCCTCGCAAGCAGAATTCAAGATGCCGATGCAAAAGTGGTAATAACAGCAGACACGGCTTATCGTGGGGCAAAGCAAATACCCCTAAAAACAGTAGTAGATGAGGCATTGGAAGAATGCCCTAATTTGGGAAAATGCTTGGTACTCCGCAGAACGGGCGAGGAAATCCCCATGAAAGAAGAGAGAGATGTTTGGCTTAACGAAGCCCTAGAAAAAGCTTCAACAGAATGCGAAGCCGAGGTGATGGATAGCGAAGACCCTTTGTTTATCCTTTATACTTCAGGATCGACCGGCAAGCCAAAAGGAGTAGTCCACACCTGTGGAGGTTATATGATCTATACCAAGTATTCTTTCGAAAATGTATTTCAATACGAAGAAGACGATATCTATTGGTGCACCGCTGATATTGGCTGGATTACGGGGCATTCATACATAGTGTACGGTCCGTTGCTGAGCGGGGCTACTACACTAATGTTTGAAGGCGTGCCTACTTGGCCCGATGCTGGCCGCTTCTGGAAAATAGTCCAAAAATTCAATGTAAATATCTTCTATACAGCCCCCACAGCAATTAGAGCTTTGCAAGCACACGGTCTGGAGTATGTAGAAGCATACGACCTAAGCTCACTCAAAGTACTCGGCACAGTAGGAGAACCTATCAACTCAGAAGCCTGGCACTGGTACCATGAACATGTAGGCAAAAGAACATGTCCGATAGTAGATACTTGGTGGCAAACTGAAACCGGAGGTATTATGATTTCCCCTTTGGCGGGAATTACCCCAACCAAACCTACTTATGCCACTTTACCTCTTCCCGGTATCCAACCCGTATTGCTAGATGCCGAGGGGAAGGAAATTGAAGGGAAAGGCGTGGAAGGAAACTTGTGTATAAAACACCCATGGCCTTCCATATTAAGGACTACTTGGGGCGACCACGAAAGATGTAAGCAAACCTATTTCTCCACTTACCAAGGATATTATTTTACAGGAGATGGCTGTAGAAGAGATGAGGATGGCTATTACCGCATACTTGGTAGAGTAGATGATGTAATCAATGTCAGTGGGCATCGGATGGGAACTGCCGAGGTGGAAAATGCACTCAACCTCCATCCGGGTGTGATAGAATCAGCTGTGGTTGGTTACCCCCATAACATCAAGGGGCAAGGTATTTATGCATATGTTATTTGCGACTCGCAAGCCTTAGATGAAACAAGTATGGACGATCTGAAAAAAGACATATTGGCTGTTGTGGTAAAAGAAATAGGACCGATAGCCCGGCCAGATAAAATACAGATAGTAAGAGGTTTGCCCAAAACCCGATCGGGAAAAATTATGAGAAGGATCTTAAGAAAAGTAGCCGAGGGAGACACGTCTAATTTAGGGGATACATCGACTCTACTTGACCCTACCGTGGTCGAAAGCATTAAAGAAGGAGCGATTAAATTAAAGTAA